In a genomic window of Mycolicibacter heraklionensis:
- a CDS encoding DNA-directed RNA polymerase subunit beta', with protein sequence MLDVNFFDELRIGLATAEDIRQWSYGEVKKPETINYRTLKPEKDGLFCEKIFGPTRDWECYCGKYKRVRFKGIICERCGVEVTRAKVRRERMGHIELAAPVTHIWYFKGVPSRLGYLLDLAPKDLEKIIYFAAYVITSVDTEMRHNELSTLEAEMVVEKKAVEDQRDADLEARAQKLEADLAELEAEGAKADVRRKVRDGGEREMRQLRDRAQRELDRLDNIWDTFVKLAPKQLIVDETVYRELVDRYGEYFTGAMGAESIQKLIETFDIDAEAELLRDIIKNGKGQKKLRALKRLKVVAAFQQSGNSPMGMVLDAVPVIPPELRPMVQLDGGRFATSDLNDLYRRVINRNNRLKRLIDLGAPEIIVNNEKRMLQESVDALFDNGRRGRPVTGPGNRPLKSLSDLLKGKQGRFRQNLLGKRVDYSGRSVIVVGPQLKLHQCGLPKLMALELFKPFVMKRLVDLNHAQNIKSAKRMVERQRPQVWDVLEEVIAEHPVLLNRAPTLHRLGIQAFEPQLVEGKAIQLHPLVCEAFNADFDGDQMAVHLPLSAEAQAEARILMLSSNNILSPASGRPLAMPRLDMVTGLYYLTTEIEGETGEYTPAAKDRPEAGVYSSPAEAIMAVDRGALSVRAKIKVRLDQLRPPAEVETELFGENGWRPGGAWIAETTLGRVLFNELLPTGYPFVNKQMHKKVQAVIINDLAERYPMIVVAQTVDKLKDAGFYWATRSGVTVSMADVLVPPRKKEILDSYEARADKVEKQFQRGALNHDERNEALVEIWKEATEEVGQALRDHYPADNPIITIVDSGATGNFTQTRTLAGMKGLVTNPKGEFIPRPIKSSFREGLTVLEYFINTHGARKGLADTALRTADSGYLTRRLVDVSQDVIVREHDCGTERGIIVDLAEPQADGSLIRNPFIETSAYARTLAMDAADSNGKVVVERGHDLGDPSIEALLAAGISQVKVRSVLTCTTGTGVCATCYGRSMATGKLVDIGEAVGIVAAQSIGEPGTQLTMRTFHQGGVGEDITGGLPRVQELFEARIPRGKAPIADVAGRVQLEEGEKFYKITIVPDDGGEEVVYDKLPKRQRLRVFKHEDGSERLLSDGDHVEVGQQLMEGSADPHEVLRVQGPREVQIHLVNEVQQVYRAQGVSIHDKHIEVIVRQMLRRVTIIDSGATEFLPGSLTERAEFETENRRVVAEGGEPAAGRPVLMGITKASLATDSWLSAASFQETTRVLTDAAINCRSDKLQGLKENVIIGKLIPAGTGINRYRNITVQPTEEARAAAYTIPSYEDQYYSPDFGAATGAAVPLDDYGYSDYR encoded by the coding sequence GTGCTCGACGTCAACTTCTTCGATGAGCTCCGCATCGGCCTGGCGACCGCGGAGGACATCCGGCAATGGTCCTACGGTGAGGTCAAGAAGCCGGAAACGATCAACTACCGCACCCTCAAGCCCGAGAAGGACGGCCTGTTCTGCGAGAAGATCTTCGGACCGACTCGCGACTGGGAGTGCTACTGCGGCAAGTACAAGCGGGTGCGCTTCAAGGGCATCATCTGTGAGCGCTGTGGCGTTGAGGTGACTCGCGCCAAGGTGCGTCGTGAGCGGATGGGCCACATCGAACTGGCCGCCCCGGTCACCCACATCTGGTACTTCAAGGGCGTGCCGTCCCGCTTGGGCTACCTGCTGGACCTGGCGCCCAAGGACCTCGAAAAGATCATCTACTTCGCGGCCTACGTCATCACCAGCGTCGACACCGAGATGCGCCACAACGAGCTGTCCACTTTGGAAGCCGAGATGGTCGTCGAGAAGAAGGCCGTCGAAGACCAGCGCGACGCCGACCTGGAGGCCCGCGCCCAGAAGCTGGAGGCCGACCTGGCCGAGCTGGAGGCCGAGGGTGCGAAAGCCGATGTGCGCCGCAAGGTTCGCGACGGCGGCGAGCGCGAGATGCGTCAGCTGCGCGACCGTGCCCAGCGTGAGCTGGACCGCCTCGACAACATCTGGGACACCTTCGTCAAGCTGGCTCCCAAGCAGCTGATCGTCGACGAGACCGTCTACCGCGAGCTGGTGGACCGCTACGGCGAGTACTTCACCGGTGCGATGGGTGCCGAGTCGATCCAGAAGCTGATCGAGACCTTCGACATCGACGCCGAGGCCGAGCTGCTGCGCGACATCATCAAGAACGGCAAGGGGCAGAAGAAGCTTCGTGCTCTCAAGCGCCTTAAGGTGGTCGCCGCATTCCAGCAGTCGGGTAACTCCCCGATGGGCATGGTGCTCGACGCGGTGCCGGTGATTCCGCCGGAGCTGCGTCCGATGGTGCAGCTCGACGGTGGCCGGTTCGCCACCAGCGACCTCAACGACCTGTACCGCCGGGTCATCAACCGCAACAACCGCCTCAAGCGACTGATCGACCTCGGCGCCCCCGAGATCATCGTCAACAACGAGAAGCGGATGCTGCAGGAGTCCGTCGACGCGCTGTTCGACAACGGCCGTCGCGGCCGCCCGGTCACCGGACCGGGCAACCGTCCGCTGAAGTCGTTGAGCGACCTGCTCAAGGGCAAGCAGGGCCGGTTCCGTCAGAACCTGCTCGGCAAGCGTGTCGACTACTCGGGCCGTTCGGTGATCGTGGTCGGGCCGCAGCTCAAGCTGCACCAGTGCGGTCTGCCCAAGCTGATGGCACTCGAGCTGTTCAAGCCGTTCGTGATGAAGCGACTGGTCGACCTGAACCACGCGCAGAACATCAAGAGCGCCAAGCGGATGGTGGAGCGGCAGCGCCCCCAGGTGTGGGACGTCCTGGAAGAGGTCATCGCCGAGCACCCGGTGCTGCTCAACCGTGCACCCACGCTGCACCGCCTGGGCATCCAGGCCTTCGAGCCGCAGCTGGTGGAGGGCAAGGCCATTCAGCTGCACCCGCTGGTGTGTGAGGCCTTCAACGCCGACTTCGACGGTGACCAGATGGCCGTGCACCTGCCGCTGAGTGCCGAGGCGCAGGCCGAGGCCCGCATCCTGATGCTGTCGAGCAACAACATCCTGTCGCCGGCCTCGGGTCGTCCGCTGGCCATGCCGCGACTGGACATGGTTACCGGGCTGTACTACCTGACCACCGAGATCGAGGGTGAGACAGGCGAATACACCCCGGCTGCCAAGGACCGTCCGGAGGCCGGCGTGTACTCCTCGCCGGCCGAGGCGATCATGGCCGTCGACCGTGGTGCGTTGAGCGTGCGGGCCAAGATCAAGGTGCGTCTGGACCAGCTGCGGCCGCCGGCCGAGGTGGAGACCGAGCTGTTCGGCGAGAACGGCTGGCGTCCGGGCGGTGCCTGGATCGCCGAGACCACGCTGGGCCGGGTGCTGTTCAACGAGCTGCTGCCGACCGGGTACCCGTTCGTGAACAAGCAGATGCACAAGAAGGTTCAGGCCGTCATCATCAACGACCTGGCCGAGCGCTACCCGATGATCGTGGTCGCCCAGACCGTCGACAAGCTCAAGGACGCCGGCTTCTACTGGGCCACGCGTTCGGGGGTCACGGTCTCGATGGCCGACGTGCTGGTGCCGCCGCGTAAGAAGGAGATCCTCGACTCCTACGAAGCGCGTGCCGACAAGGTCGAAAAGCAGTTCCAGCGTGGTGCTCTCAACCACGACGAGCGCAACGAGGCGCTGGTGGAGATCTGGAAGGAAGCCACCGAGGAAGTGGGTCAGGCGCTGCGTGACCACTACCCGGCCGACAACCCGATCATCACGATCGTCGACTCCGGTGCGACGGGTAACTTCACCCAGACCCGGACGTTGGCCGGCATGAAGGGTCTGGTGACCAACCCCAAGGGTGAGTTCATCCCGCGGCCGATCAAGTCCTCCTTCCGTGAGGGACTGACGGTGCTGGAGTACTTCATCAACACCCACGGCGCCCGAAAGGGCTTGGCGGACACCGCGTTGCGTACCGCTGACTCGGGTTACCTGACTCGTCGTCTGGTGGACGTGTCCCAGGACGTGATCGTGCGCGAGCACGACTGCGGCACCGAGCGCGGGATCATCGTCGACTTGGCCGAGCCTCAGGCGGACGGGTCGCTGATCCGCAACCCGTTCATCGAGACCTCGGCGTACGCCCGCACCTTGGCCATGGACGCTGCCGACAGCAACGGCAAGGTCGTTGTCGAGCGGGGCCACGACCTGGGCGACCCGTCGATCGAGGCGCTGCTGGCGGCCGGTATCTCGCAGGTGAAGGTCCGCTCGGTGCTGACCTGCACCACCGGAACCGGGGTGTGTGCCACCTGCTACGGCCGGTCGATGGCCACCGGCAAGCTGGTCGACATCGGTGAGGCGGTCGGCATCGTCGCCGCCCAGTCCATCGGTGAGCCCGGTACTCAGCTGACCATGCGCACCTTCCACCAGGGTGGTGTCGGTGAGGACATCACCGGTGGTCTGCCGCGTGTGCAGGAGCTGTTCGAGGCCCGGATTCCGCGTGGCAAGGCGCCCATCGCCGATGTCGCCGGACGGGTGCAGCTTGAAGAGGGCGAGAAGTTCTACAAGATCACGATCGTGCCGGACGACGGTGGCGAGGAAGTGGTCTACGACAAGCTGCCCAAGCGTCAGCGGCTGCGCGTGTTCAAGCACGAGGACGGCTCGGAGCGGTTGCTGTCCGACGGCGACCACGTCGAGGTCGGCCAGCAGCTCATGGAGGGCTCGGCCGACCCGCACGAGGTGCTGCGGGTGCAGGGCCCCCGTGAGGTGCAGATCCACCTGGTCAACGAGGTCCAGCAGGTCTACCGGGCCCAGGGTGTGTCGATCCACGACAAGCACATCGAGGTGATCGTCCGGCAGATGCTGCGCCGCGTCACCATCATCGACTCGGGCGCCACGGAGTTCCTGCCCGGTTCGTTGACCGAGCGGGCCGAGTTCGAGACCGAGAACCGTCGCGTGGTGGCCGAGGGCGGCGAGCCCGCGGCTGGCCGTCCGGTGCTGATGGGTATCACCAAGGCGTCGCTGGCCACCGACTCGTGGCTGTCGGCGGCTTCCTTCCAGGAGACCACCCGCGTGCTGACCGATGCGGCGATCAACTGCCGCAGCGACAAGCTGCAGGGCCTGAAGGAGAACGTGATCATCGGCAAGCTGATCCCGGCCGGCACCGGCATCAACCGGTACCGCAACATCACGGTGCAGCCCACCGAAGAGGCCCGGGCCGCTGCGTACACGATCCCGTCCTACGAGGATCAGTACTACAGCCCGGACTTCGGCGCCGCCACCGGTGCCGCGGTTCCGCTGGACGACTACGGGTACAGCGACTACCGGTAG
- a CDS encoding glutamate--cysteine ligase, which produces MGDQVNRTAYSHTQRRHYRHKIQQCLDVFETMLAQSSFECEPPLTGMEIEGNLIGEDYRPAMSNAGVLSSIDDPAFQRELGSYNIEFNVPPRQLTALSALDLEAEVRASLNDAQAKARAHDAGIVMIGILPTLMPEHLAGDWMSDSARYAALNDSIFAARGEDIGIDIDGPEPLSLQVEDIAPESACTSMQLHLQVSPAHFANHWNAAQVLAGPQLAIGANSPYFFGHRLWAETRVELFAQSTDTRPDELKNQGVRPRVWFGERWITSIFDLFEENVRYFPSLLPEVSEEDPADELAQGRTPQLAELRLHNGTVYRWNRPVYDVVDGRPHLRVENRVLPSGPTVADMVANAVFYYGLLRRLAREQRPLWTQMSFAVAHDNFRRAARHGMDARLFWPELGEVSVAELTRRELLPLARQGLDEWGVAAEVSDRFLGIIADRVATGCNGATWQVSTVRALQAQGLSRPAALAEMLRRYCTHMHTNQPVHTWPIESASSPD; this is translated from the coding sequence ATGGGGGACCAGGTGAACCGCACTGCTTACAGTCATACCCAGCGCCGGCATTACCGGCACAAGATTCAGCAGTGCCTGGATGTTTTCGAGACGATGCTGGCGCAGTCCAGCTTCGAATGTGAGCCGCCGCTGACCGGCATGGAGATCGAGGGCAACCTGATCGGCGAGGACTATCGGCCGGCCATGTCGAACGCCGGCGTGTTGTCCTCGATCGACGATCCGGCGTTTCAACGCGAATTGGGTTCCTACAACATCGAATTCAACGTGCCGCCCCGTCAGCTCACGGCGCTCTCGGCGCTGGATCTGGAAGCCGAGGTGCGCGCCAGCCTCAATGACGCCCAGGCCAAAGCCCGCGCACACGACGCGGGCATCGTCATGATCGGCATCTTGCCGACCCTGATGCCCGAGCATCTGGCCGGTGACTGGATGAGTGACTCGGCACGGTATGCGGCACTCAACGACTCGATTTTCGCCGCGCGCGGTGAGGACATCGGCATCGACATCGATGGCCCGGAACCGCTGAGCCTGCAGGTCGAGGACATCGCGCCGGAATCAGCGTGCACCAGCATGCAGTTGCACCTGCAGGTCTCGCCGGCCCACTTCGCCAACCACTGGAACGCCGCCCAGGTGCTGGCCGGCCCGCAACTGGCGATCGGCGCCAACTCGCCCTACTTCTTCGGCCACCGACTGTGGGCGGAGACCCGGGTCGAGCTGTTCGCCCAGTCCACCGACACCCGCCCCGATGAACTGAAGAACCAGGGGGTGCGGCCCAGGGTGTGGTTCGGCGAGCGGTGGATCACGTCGATCTTCGACCTCTTCGAGGAGAACGTGCGGTACTTCCCGTCGCTGCTGCCCGAGGTCTCCGAGGAGGACCCAGCCGACGAACTCGCGCAGGGGCGTACCCCGCAACTGGCGGAGCTGCGCCTGCACAACGGCACCGTGTACCGCTGGAACCGCCCGGTTTACGACGTCGTCGACGGAAGACCGCACCTACGGGTGGAGAACCGGGTCCTGCCCTCGGGCCCCACGGTCGCCGACATGGTGGCCAATGCGGTCTTCTACTACGGCCTGCTGCGCAGACTGGCCCGCGAGCAGCGTCCGCTGTGGACGCAGATGAGTTTTGCGGTGGCGCACGACAACTTTCGCCGGGCCGCGCGCCACGGCATGGACGCCCGGCTGTTCTGGCCGGAGCTGGGTGAGGTGAGCGTGGCGGAACTGACGCGGCGCGAGCTGCTGCCACTGGCCCGTCAGGGCCTGGACGAGTGGGGGGTGGCCGCCGAGGTGAGCGACCGGTTCCTCGGCATCATCGCCGATCGGGTGGCAACGGGGTGCAACGGCGCCACCTGGCAGGTGTCGACGGTCCGCGCGTTGCAGGCCCAGGGCTTGAGCCGGCCGGCCGCGCTGGCCGAGATGCTGCGCCGCTACTGCACGCACATGCACACCAACCAGCCGGTGCACACCTGGCCGATCGAATCCGCGTCGTCGCCGGACTAA
- a CDS encoding deoxyribonuclease IV, with protein MLIGSHVRPQNPLAAAEAEGAEVVQIFLGNPQSWKPPKPREDAAQLRAAALPIYVHAPYLINVASPNNRVRIPSRTILQQTCDAAADIGAAAVIVHGGHVTADDDDPQAGFARWRKALDRLETTVPVYLENTAGGDHAMTRRFDTIAKLWDHIGDTGVGFCLDTCHTWAAGESLPDAVERIKAITGRIDLVHCNDSKDAAGSGRDRHANVGAGQIDPDLLVAVVKAAGAPVICETAEEGRKADIAFLRDRLS; from the coding sequence GTGTTGATCGGATCCCATGTGCGCCCACAGAATCCGTTGGCTGCCGCCGAAGCCGAGGGCGCCGAGGTGGTGCAGATCTTCCTGGGCAACCCGCAGAGCTGGAAGCCGCCCAAACCCCGCGAGGACGCGGCGCAACTGCGCGCGGCGGCGCTGCCGATCTATGTGCACGCGCCGTACCTGATCAACGTCGCCTCGCCGAACAACCGGGTGCGCATCCCGTCGCGCACCATCCTGCAGCAGACCTGCGACGCTGCCGCCGATATCGGCGCGGCCGCGGTGATCGTGCACGGTGGCCACGTGACCGCCGATGACGACGACCCGCAAGCCGGGTTCGCTCGCTGGCGCAAGGCGCTGGACCGCCTGGAGACGACCGTCCCGGTGTACCTGGAGAACACCGCCGGAGGTGACCACGCGATGACCCGGCGCTTCGACACCATCGCCAAGCTGTGGGACCACATCGGCGACACCGGCGTCGGATTCTGCCTGGACACCTGCCACACCTGGGCGGCCGGGGAATCCCTGCCCGATGCCGTGGAGCGCATCAAGGCCATCACCGGACGCATCGATCTGGTGCACTGCAACGACTCCAAGGACGCGGCCGGCTCCGGGCGGGACCGGCACGCCAACGTCGGTGCCGGCCAGATCGACCCCGACCTGTTGGTCGCAGTGGTCAAGGCCGCCGGCGCCCCGGTGATCTGCGAGACCGCGGAGGAGGGCCGCAAGGCCGACATAGCGTTCCTGCGGGATCGGCTGAGCTGA